Genomic window (Nicotiana sylvestris chromosome 7, ASM39365v2, whole genome shotgun sequence):
TAGTGTTACGTATGATGATAGAGCCATTGTCATTAATGGGAAGCGAAGAATTCTCATTTCTGGTTCTATTCACTACCCAAGAAGCACTCCCGAGGTATATTATGCACCAAATGAAATTGTATCATTTGTTACATTTTCATTGTTTTCATGGCTTCTTGACCAataaattttcttgaaaatatttgGTTTCCGTTAATGTTTATGTTGGTCTAAAAAATTCTTCCTTTTGGTAATTTGCAGATGTGGCCTGATCTTATACAAAAGGCCAAAGATGGAGGTTTAGATGTTATTGAGACTTATGTGTTCTGGAATGGTCATGAGCCTTCTCCTGGAAAAGTAATATTTTCCACTCTTTTTACTTCACAATTTATCCTCATATTAGTATAATCCATGAACTGAAGTAAGAACTTATAActgtttcttttttgttttatgcACTTTTTCAGTTTAATTTTGAGGGGAGGTATGATCTGGTTAAATTTATAAAACTGGTACAACAAGCTGGGCTTTATGTTAATCTCCGCATTGGCCCTTACGTTTGTGCAGAATGGAACTTTGGGTAATATACATAAAAACTCTACTCAAGATTCAAGAAGGGAAATTTTCAGTTGGCTAAAATAGTTTTCAGTTCCCCTGTTTTTATACTTCGTTTTTCGATGCAGGGGTTTTCCTGTTTGGTTAAAATATGTACCAGGAATGGAATTTAGAGCAGACAATCAGCCTTTCAAGGTTTTGATTcatattttggttagattttatTTGTTTGCTTCAATTATGTTTACTTGTTTGAGTATGATGAAGGTGGCCATGCAAGGCTTTGTTGAGAAAATTGTCAACATGATGAAATCAGGAAATTTGTTTGAACCTCAAGGAGGACCAATTATTATGGCCCAGGTCTGAAAATATACttatgtctttctttattttgtctatAATAATCGGTTCAGTGTTTCTATTAGTGAGctgtttcttttttatttatccTAATATTctctaaataaaaaaaaggacagcccggtgcactaagctcccgctatgcgtggggtccggggaagggtcggaccacaaggttctattgtacgcagccttaccctgcatctCTACAAGAGGTTATTTCCTCGGCTTGAACCTGTGACCTCCTGTTcatatggcagcaactttactagttacgccaaggctccccttaaTTTCTTTCTTTGAAAAGCAACTTTGGGAATTAAATGTGGCAGATAGAAAATGAGTATGGACCAATAGAGTGGGGAGTTGGTGATCCTGGTAAACCTTATGCAAAATGGGCAGCTGAAATGGCTGTGGGTTTAGACACTGGAGTCCCATGGATCATGTGTAAGCAAGAAGATGCTCCTGATCCTGTGGTTAGCTACTTCTCCTTAATTTCATGATTCCAGCATCTATATTTCTTGACAGTATTTTGGCTTAAATATGTTTGGATTTACTATTTTTTTCCTTGCTACAGATTGATACTTGCAATGGTTTCTACTGCGAAAATTTTAAACCTAATAAGCCCTACAAACCAAAAATGTGGACAGAAGTCTGGACTGCCTGGTATGTTCCGCGAGTTCAACTCTACGAGTGGAACTCCTTCTGTTTCTTCTGTTGGATTTCTAATCAATGTTGTATTCTCTACTATGATCAGGTATACAAAATTTGGTGGTCCAGTTCCTCGTAGACCTGCTGAAGATGTCGCATTTGCAGTTGCAAGGTTTATTCAGAACAATGGTTCATACTTCAATTATTACATGGTTAGCTAATCTTTTTATTCTAAGTAGTGAGTTAACTGGATTTTATAAGGATTTCTATATCTTTTTTCATATGTTATATTGTGGGAATTCACTGGCTTTGTTGTTGTATATCGTCTTGGTTGCAGTATCATGGGGGAACAAATTTTGGTCGGACAGCTGCAGGGCGTTTTATTGCCACTAGTTATGATTATGATGCTCCATTAGATGAATATGGTATGAAACAAAAACCACAAATAAACAAGTACTAATAGAATTCTGTTCTCTCAAATTTTATAATCATCTGTGCAACCAAAAGAAGAAACATGATAAAGTTTCTAGCAAGCAGTTACTGTTACAAGATTGACTCTAAGGTTTTGTTGTATGATGAAACAGGACTGCTGAATGAACCAAAATATGGGCACTTGAGAGACTTACATAAAGCTATCAAGTTATCCGAACCAGCCTTAGTTTCATCCTATGCAACAGTTACTTGGCTAGGCAAAAATCAAGAGGTTAGTGTGATGTAGACCATTCGAAGTTTCTAAGAATTTATCGTCTTGATTTCATCCAAAACTGATTTACCTGTTGAACTCCAACACAGGCTCATGTGTATAACTCAAAATCCGGATTGTGTGCTGCATTTCTTTCCAACTATGACCCAACCTTTTCGGTTAGAGTTACATTTCAGAATATGCTATATGACCTGCCTCCATGGTCCGTCAGCATTCTTCCTGATTGCAAAACCGCTGTCTACAACACTGCTAGGGTAATGAAAGATGATCTTTCTTTATCAAATCAGTTTTTAGTATTAAGTGACATGAACATTTAGGACCGAAAGTCTTAACATCATCTGGTAACTGCTGCAGATAAGTTCCCGAAGCTCGCAGATGAAGATGACATCTGTTGGTGGTGGATTATCTTGGGAATCATACAGTGAAGAAACTCCGTCTGCTGATGATAGTGACACAATTTCAGCCACTGGACTATGGGAACAGATAAATGTTACTAGAGATTCCACAGACTATCTGTGGTACATGACAAAGTACATTCTTTTATCTCCTTAAATTGGTATCCAGTTTTACTTGGTAATTTGAATATTGCTAGTAATCATTCCGTGAGCTTCCTCCAGTGTAAACATAGCATCTGATGAAGGATTTCTAAAGAATGGAAAGGAACCTTTTCTTACTGTTATGTCTGCTGGCCATGCCTTGCATGTCTTCATCAATGGCCAACTATCAGGTCTGAGACCTGCTGTTTATTTGGCAAGTGTTGATAAATACATCTATTAAGTCGATTTTTATCGCCATTTGGCGTTTATACTTTGTCTTTGTGGTAGGGACTGTTTATGGGGGATTGGACAACCCAAAGTTGACATATAGTAGCAATGTGAAACTAAGAGCTGGTATTAACAAGATTTCTATGCTCAGTGTTGCTGTTGGTCTCCCAGTGAGTTTTCCATGTCATGTTTCTCTTTCTCCTGGAATTAGAACCTGCAGTTTTACTTCTTACGTTGTTAAGTCCAAACCAGAATGTTGGCTTGCATTTTGAGACGTGGAATGCTGGAGTTCTTGGTCCAGTAACATTGAGTGGTCTTAATGAGGGGACAAGAGATTTGACAAAACAAAGATGGGCTTACAAGGTTCGCTCGTTACTTCCTTCTTTTCCTATCTTTTACCAAGGGTTCAGTCTAGATTTGCAAGCCAGATTTGAGAACAACATTTTGTCCCTTGATATCAATAAGCCCTGGTGATTTGCTTTTATGCAGGTTGGTATGAAAGGTGAATCTTTAAATCTTCACACATTAAGTGGGAGTTCGTCTGTTGAATGGGCAAAAGATTCGTTCTTGGCACAAAAGCAGCCCCTGACTTGGTACAAGGTAAGAGTAATACTGGTGCAAGCATTACTGTAATACAGGATCCTGGTAACATAACAAACTAGATGTTTGCATGTTTTATAGTAAATTTTATAATTCTGAGAATCATACTATAGCACTAATATCTTTTCCAGGCTACATTTGATGCACCTGAAGGAAATGATCCATTAGCTTTAGATATGCGAAGTATGGGAAAAGGTCAGATATGGATAAATGGTGAAGGCATAGGTCGCCACTGGCCTGGATACATAGCACAGGGCAACTGCGGTGAATGCAATTATGCAGGACTCTACAGTGAGAAGAAATGTCACACTAACTGTGGGCAGCCTTCTCAAAGATGGTAAGCGATTTCCATAAGTCCTGGCAAACCCTGGGGCTTTTTATTATTGCGGGGAGGAGGAAGGGATTTGTGGAGTAGTCCAAGTTTTGGTGGAAAGGTTAGCATGACAATCTCACTTACTAATAGCAAAAGTTAAAAACCAGAATGGCTAATATCAGCCTATTCAAACTAGGTGCTaaggggaagaaaagacaaaCACAACAAGCTTGAAGAAATATGGAACTATAACATTACCTTGCTGTTTTAAAGAAAATACAACTATCATTATGAAACTGTTGATTTCAGGTATCATGTCCCACGATCGTGGCTGAAACCAAGTGGAAATCTATTGGTAGTGTTTGAAGAATGGGGAGGTGACCCAACAGGAATTTCTTTAGTCAGAAGATCAACAGCCAGAGTTTGTGCTGATATCGTTGAAGGCCAGCCAAGTCTTAAAAATTGGCGTATGGCAACTTCTGGGAAATCTAACAATATGCAACCAAAAGCTCATTTGTGGTGCTCAGCTGGGCAGAAAATCTCAAACATAGAGTTCGCCAGTTATGGATTACCACAAGGAACTTGTGGAAACTACCGCGAGGGTAGCTGCCACGCTCATAAGTCGTATGATGCATTTGAAAAGGTACGTCAAATTCTTTTTCACATTAAATAAGTACCTAGACTTCATCTAGATGAAGGATTAAAGGTTTTTTTGCAGACTGATGGCTGCTATTTTTTGGTGTCATTCAAAATTCCTTTATCATTTAGTCTTGTCTAAAAGCATGATTTTAGCCTTGCATTAATCTCACTTATTAATCATTAGCTCATCTGTATAATGTTATTGACCTGTTTATTTTGTACTTCCTCCGAATTTTCAAATGGAATATCACAGAACTGCATTGGACGGCAATCTTGTTCAGTAAGTGTAGTGCCTGAAGTCTTTGGAGGCGATCCGTGTCCAAATACCTCTAAGAAACTCTCTGTGGAGGCTATTTGCAGCTGAAATAGGCAAGGCATTTACATGCAAGTAATGGAGCCAAAATCTATTAACTTCAGTGAAAATATACTTGGATTACAGAGAGCATAGCGTTGAAAATTCCTCGCTTCTCTGCAAGCTTTGATTTCATAAGTTCCAAATAACCTGCAGATCGGGTTATGGATTGAAGGAATTGTACAGCATCTTGAACACCATAGGCCATTATGATTTTAGTTATATACTACACAAATAAGCTTCATGTATATATACGTATACGTATACAACGAATTAGTGGTTCACAGACAACCCTTCCACCAAATGATTTGAAACCAGGTCCTGGAAAGGTGTAAAGCTGCTAGTGGAATAAGACAAGTTGCAAGGGAGCCAACTTCCCCTTTTCTTTGTAATAATTCTACTCTAAAAAACTATATCACTAATTTAGATTATTTATATAGCTTTGCATCCTTTTGTGCTTGCCTTAATATTTACGTCCTATGATACTTCCTGTTTCATGACCCCAAAACGCCAAAAAAGAAAATGTTATCCATGGCGAAGCAATGAGTGCTAGGACGTTTTCAATTGACCCACCAATTTTTAGGTCAATCGAAAATTGACCCAACAATTATCCATGGTCCATCAACTTTTTGAGCATCTGTAGGATTCAAGTGGTTGTGCGTAGCACGGACGCACGGCCAGGTTCCATGAGGCCGTGAATAGTATTCTTATGACATCGAGACATCAAAAAACGATATTAGTCATGGTGAGTATTTCTCACAAGGCTGTTTTTTATGGACCAGCCAAATTTTAGGTCAATCATAGTCCGTTAACTTTTTAAGCACCTATAGGATCCAAGTGGTCGTGCATAGTATGAGTAGGATCCATGTGGCCATGCATAGTATTCTTATGACCCAGGAACGCTAATAAATAACGTAAGACATGGTGAGTATTGCTCACAAGGTCTTACATGATGGTTCCACCAATTTTTGAGCCAAGCGGAATTTGCCAACCAAATTCAGGAAAATCATCATGCTTATAAACACGACAAAAAATAGACATAATCAATAATTCCTATGACCTATGTCATGACCCTCAAACACCAAAAAATAATATTAGTTACGGTGAGTATTGCTCATAAGGCTATTTTTAATGGACCCACCAAACTTTATGCCAATCAGAGTCCTCAATTTATTGAGCACCTGTATGATCCAAGTGGCCATACATAGCACCGGTAGGTCTCATGTGATAGTGGATAGTATTCGTATGaccccaaaacgtcaaataatgTTATTAGTAATGAGTATTGCTCACAAGGTCATGTCTGATGGTTCAACTAATTTTTATGGTAAACGGAGTCTGTCAACATATTTAGGAAAATTTAACATGTATATAAACACACACAAAAAAGAATAATCTTTAATTCCTATTAATTGACCACGAAATGCCAAATAATAATGTTTATCATGGAAAATAGTGCTCACAAGGCTGTTTTTAATGGACCTACCAAATTTCAGGTCAATTAGAGTTCGTCAACCTTTTAAGCGCCGGTGAATCCAAGTGATCGTGCATAGCATAGGTAAGTTCCATGTAGCCGTGCATAGTATTTTTATGactcaaaatgccaaaaaataatattattcatCGTGAATATTGATCACAAGGTCGTATCAAATGGTTCCACCAATTTTTAGGTAAATCAGAGTTCCTCAACCAAGTTCAGAAAAATCTTCATGTATATAAACACACAAAAAATGGACATGATCATTAATTCCTATTTTATTACCTCGAAACGTCAAAAACGAAGTTAGTCATGGCGAGTATTACTCACAAGACAAGTATTGCTCACAAGGCCATTTCCAATGGAGCCACCAAATTTCAGGTTCAAAGGTCCATAAGAGACGTCCTAGTGACCAATACTCAAAACTTCGCCGTGACTTTTCATTTAAGGATTTTGAGGTCATGCAACAGAAATTTGTGATTATATCCACTTTTTCGTGTGTCTTAGCACATGCTGATTTCGTAAAAAGAATTTGACGGACTCTGACTAGTCCGAAATTTGTTGTTTATTGGGAACAGTCTAGTGACCAATACTCATTACTTTGCCATGACTTTTGGGTTCACTTTTTGGTGTTTCGGGGTCATGCAACACGGGTTTATGattatatttatttttcataTGTATTAGTACATGTTGATTTTGTAGAATTTGTTTGGTGGACTGTGATTGGCCTGAAATTTTGTAGGTCCATTGGAACTATCCTAGTGACAAATACTCATAGCTTCACCATGACTTTCGTGTTTATATTATGGTGTTTCGAGGTCATTAATATGAATTTGTATTCACTTTTTCATGTGTATTAGCACATGCTGATTTTGTGGAATTTTTTTGACGGACTCTGATTGGCCTGAAATTTTATAGGTCCATAGGAAAAGGCCTAGTGACCAATACTCTTGCTTCACCATGACTTTCAGGTTTATTTTTTGGTGTTTCGGGGTCACGTAACACGAATTTATGACTATATCCACTTTTTCTTGTAGTACATGTtgatttttaagatttttttgaCGGACTCTGATTGGCCTGAAATTTTGTTGGTCCATTGGAACTAGTCTAGTGACCAATACTCATGGCTTCACCATGACTTACGAGTTTATTTTATGGCGTTTCAAGGTCATTCAACACGAACTTGTGATTATATATACTTTTTCGTGTGTATTACCACATGTTGAATTTGTAAACTTTTTTTTGACGAACTCTAATTGGCCTAGAATTTTGTAGATCCATATAAAACGGCCTAGTGATGAATACTCATTTCTTCGCCATACTTTCGGGTTCATTTTTGGTATTTCAGGATCATGCACATGAATTTATGAATAAATTCACTTTTTCGTTTGTATTAGTATATGTTGGTTTTGTAGAATATTTTTTATGGACTCTAGATTGGCCTAAACTTTTGCAGGTCCAATGGAAGCGATCTAATGACCAATACTCATTGCTTCGCTATAACTATCGAGTTCATTTTATGGTGTTTCGAGGTCATGCAATACAAATTTATGATTATATCCACTTTTTCGTATGTTTTAGTAAATGCTAATTTTGTAGAATTTTTTTGACGGATGCTGATATACCTGAAATTTCGTACTTCCATAGGAAACGTCTTACTAAGAAATAATCATAGCTTTCCCATGAATTTCGAGTTCAGTTTATGACTTTTCGAGGTCATACAACACGAGTTTGTGAGTGATTATAATCAACTTTTTCGTGCATTAAcatatgatgattttattgaattTTTTTGACGGACTCTAGTTGGCTTGAAATTTTGTTTGTCCATAGAAAGGACATAGTGACCAATACACATTGCTTCGCTATGACTTTCAGGTTCATTTTTAGGTGATTCGAGGCCGGTCATCCAAATTCATGAAGATGACATGAAaattagcacacgaaaaattgaaaatcatgttgaattcttattttatggtcctaaaatgcCAAACCAAGGAACAGTCATGAGAAGAAATGATTGTTATCCATTATATCGTTTTGGATAGACCCACAAACTTTAGGCGATTCGAGGTGAGTCGCATGAATTCATGAAGATGCCATGGACATGAGCACATAAAAATTGTAAATCGTGTAGAATTTtcattttatggccctaaaatgccaaaaaacgaggaacgtTCATGGATAAgaaatgactattgttcattaggtcatttcttATGGGCCTACAAAATATTAAGCGATTCAGGGCCAATCGCCTGAATTCGTGAAAATGGAGTGGacattagcacacgaaaaataaaaaattattctGAATTCATGTTTTATGGCGGTCGTATTTTATGGTCCGGTGAAAGTTTAGGCGATTCGGATGCAGTCGCCCGAACCCATGCAGATAGCGTGGGCTATAACATACAAAAATTTGAGAATCGAGccgaattccagttttatggcactAAAATACAGAAAAACGAGGAACGTTCATGGCGAGAAGATGATTAatattccttaggtcatttttgattgGCCGTCAAAGTTTTAGGCGATTCGAGTCCGGTCGATCAGACCCATGCAGATGGCATGGgcaatagcacacgaaaatcttgTAATCAGGGCAAGATTTCAGTTTTATTGCCCTAAAATGCTAAAAATGAGGAGCGATCATGGAGAGGCAATAGACTAATGTTCCtcaggtcatttttgatgggctgacaaaattttaggcgattcg
Coding sequences:
- the LOC104219477 gene encoding beta-galactosidase-like: MLRINVSLLLFIVFFSFIYSSVRASVTYDDRAIVINGKRRILISGSIHYPRSTPEMWPDLIQKAKDGGLDVIETYVFWNGHEPSPGKFNFEGRYDLVKFIKLVQQAGLYVNLRIGPYVCAEWNFGGFPVWLKYVPGMEFRADNQPFKVAMQGFVEKIVNMMKSGNLFEPQGGPIIMAQIENEYGPIEWGVGDPGKPYAKWAAEMAVGLDTGVPWIMCKQEDAPDPVIDTCNGFYCENFKPNKPYKPKMWTEVWTAWYTKFGGPVPRRPAEDVAFAVARFIQNNGSYFNYYMYHGGTNFGRTAAGRFIATSYDYDAPLDEYGLLNEPKYGHLRDLHKAIKLSEPALVSSYATVTWLGKNQEAHVYNSKSGLCAAFLSNYDPTFSVRVTFQNMLYDLPPWSVSILPDCKTAVYNTARISSRSSQMKMTSVGGGLSWESYSEETPSADDSDTISATGLWEQINVTRDSTDYLWYMTNVNIASDEGFLKNGKEPFLTVMSAGHALHVFINGQLSGTVYGGLDNPKLTYSSNVKLRAGINKISMLSVAVGLPNVGLHFETWNAGVLGPVTLSGLNEGTRDLTKQRWAYKVGMKGESLNLHTLSGSSSVEWAKDSFLAQKQPLTWYKATFDAPEGNDPLALDMRSMGKGQIWINGEGIGRHWPGYIAQGNCGECNYAGLYSEKKCHTNCGQPSQRWYHVPRSWLKPSGNLLVVFEEWGGDPTGISLVRRSTARVCADIVEGQPSLKNWRMATSGKSNNMQPKAHLWCSAGQKISNIEFASYGLPQGTCGNYREGSCHAHKSYDAFEKNCIGRQSCSVSVVPEVFGGDPCPNTSKKLSVEAICS